Proteins encoded within one genomic window of Dyadobacter chenhuakuii:
- a CDS encoding YfbK domain-containing protein, which yields MKIKIVLLLIAALSAFSMLQTRKISGVVTNENGIPLADVMVMVEKTLPHTKTDSLGRYEIQVPAYAASLTFVIPGYTSKKVTLGTSNVVNITFATGKTDLTDVLTKSRYPKHKVTGIVANMEMSTATFAVPAQRHQPLETENYNPVNENGFQIASQTPVTAFSVDVDRASYSNTRRFLNSGQMPPVDAVRIEEMINYFDYEYVGPSGAHPIAVSTEMTESPWNPGLKLLHIGLQAKHIPMKELPASNLVFLIDVSGSMSDQNKLPLLKQAFKLLVDQLRPQDKVSIVVYAGAAGEILKPTSGSEKMTIKEALDGLEAGGSTAGGEGIELAYKLAKDNFLKNGNNRVILATDGDFNVGVSSEAALQRLIEEKRKEGIFLSIMGFGMGNYKDSHIETLADKGNGNYAYIDNIQEARKEFIQEFGGTLFTVAKDVKIQIEFNPRHVKAYRLIGYENRALKNEEFHDDKKDAGEMGSGHTVTALYEIVPAGSESHYLAKNDPLKYQKTDASEIGKTDEMLTLKIRYKKPDSEVSTLFDLPVKNASKPFASCSENLRFASAVAEFGLLLRNSEFKGKADYKDVLARAKTALGKDEEGYRAEFIQLVKTAEALDGRKEVVRRD from the coding sequence ATGAAAATCAAAATTGTATTGCTCCTCATTGCCGCCCTGAGTGCATTTTCAATGCTCCAGACCAGGAAGATTTCCGGAGTTGTAACGAATGAAAACGGAATACCACTGGCAGATGTCATGGTTATGGTGGAAAAAACATTGCCGCACACTAAAACCGATTCGCTAGGAAGATATGAAATTCAGGTTCCGGCTTATGCTGCCTCGCTTACGTTTGTAATACCCGGCTATACATCCAAAAAAGTAACATTAGGGACTTCAAATGTTGTGAACATAACCTTTGCAACCGGCAAAACGGACTTGACGGATGTTTTGACCAAAAGCCGTTATCCTAAGCATAAGGTTACCGGCATTGTTGCCAATATGGAAATGAGCACGGCCACCTTCGCAGTGCCTGCCCAGCGCCACCAGCCCCTGGAAACGGAAAATTATAATCCGGTTAATGAAAACGGCTTCCAGATTGCATCCCAAACGCCCGTCACCGCATTCTCGGTTGATGTGGACAGGGCTTCATATAGTAACACACGCCGGTTCCTGAATTCAGGCCAGATGCCTCCCGTAGACGCGGTGCGGATCGAAGAAATGATCAACTATTTTGATTACGAGTATGTGGGTCCATCCGGGGCTCATCCCATCGCTGTTTCGACCGAAATGACCGAGTCGCCATGGAATCCGGGTCTTAAACTGCTGCATATCGGCTTGCAGGCGAAGCATATTCCCATGAAAGAGCTGCCTGCCTCCAACCTCGTTTTTCTTATCGACGTGTCCGGTTCCATGTCGGACCAGAACAAGCTTCCCCTTTTGAAACAAGCTTTCAAGCTACTCGTTGACCAGCTGCGGCCGCAGGATAAAGTTTCGATTGTAGTATACGCTGGCGCGGCCGGTGAGATTTTGAAACCTACATCCGGAAGCGAGAAAATGACCATCAAGGAAGCGCTCGACGGACTTGAAGCGGGAGGATCAACGGCTGGCGGCGAAGGCATTGAACTGGCCTACAAACTTGCAAAAGATAACTTCCTGAAAAATGGCAATAACCGGGTTATCCTGGCAACGGATGGCGATTTTAATGTGGGTGTTTCCAGTGAAGCAGCATTGCAGCGGCTTATCGAAGAAAAACGCAAAGAGGGCATTTTTCTAAGCATTATGGGATTTGGAATGGGAAATTACAAAGACAGCCACATTGAAACCCTGGCTGATAAGGGCAACGGAAACTACGCTTACATCGACAACATTCAGGAAGCCAGGAAAGAATTTATCCAGGAATTCGGTGGGACGTTGTTCACGGTTGCTAAGGATGTTAAAATCCAGATAGAATTTAATCCAAGGCATGTAAAAGCTTACCGGCTGATTGGTTACGAAAATCGCGCGCTTAAAAACGAAGAGTTTCATGACGACAAAAAGGACGCAGGCGAAATGGGCTCGGGACACACGGTAACAGCATTGTATGAAATCGTTCCAGCAGGCTCCGAAAGCCATTATCTCGCTAAAAACGACCCGCTGAAATATCAGAAAACGGATGCTTCGGAGATAGGCAAGACGGATGAAATGCTAACATTGAAGATCCGCTACAAAAAGCCCGATTCGGAAGTAAGCACACTGTTCGACCTGCCTGTCAAAAATGCTTCCAAACCCTTTGCTTCCTGTTCTGAAAATCTCCGGTTTGCCAGCGCAGTGGCGGAGTTTGGCTTGTTACTGCGCAACTCTGAATTTAAGGGGAAGGCTGATTATAAAGATGTGCTTGCCCGTGCGAAAACGGCACTTGGAAAGGATGAGGAAGGCTATCGCGCGGAATTTATCCAACTGGTAAAAACTGCAGAAGCACTGGACGGCAGGAAAGAGGTTGTCAGGCGGGATTAA
- the treY gene encoding malto-oligosyltrehalose synthase, whose translation MKNPTATYRLQFHKDFSFSDFENQISYLQKLGVRTIYASPILAATKGSTHGYDGISPEIINPEIGTIEQLKKISETLKQLDIDWLQDIVPNHMAFHSENEWLMDVLEKGQQSEYASFFDIAWNSKLFQGKLMVPFLGATLEEVIENEQLKLEYAGNKLVINYEGATFPLNIRSYMNLLGTDQENAPETIQQLVTQLNEIHEAEDAKVFSQRWSEFLLQLSSLMKNEKIKGWIDQVIASVNADKEKLTSIAKGQEYLLCFWQETDSKINFRRFFTVNGLICLNMQRDDVFEKYHQFIRQLVDEGIFQGLRVDHIDGLYDPAGYMDKLRELAGQDTYLIVEKILEKDESMPVQWPIQGTSGYEFLADVNNVLTNAGAEELFSDFYHELTETDDTIREQLLEKKSGILNNHMGGELDNLYQLFTDLELVDLHELETVGKDNVKAAIGEFLIHCPIYRYYGKEMPLSQTEIEAVRAVLTEVKEHHPDLADAAEMLDEAILKKTVDNDDAYNAKALEFYQRWMQFSGPLMAKGGEDTLMYTYNRFIGHNDVGDFPDRFGMSVKDFHHKMRVRRKEWPLSMNTTSTHDTKRGEDVRARLNVLTDLPEEWIAKVNEWRKLNAPLKKADGPTDNDEYLIYQTLVGAYPMPGEDASDFAERLGDYLKKALREAKTDTTWAEPNEAYEKSTEEFALALLDPQSPFFQDFQEYLKTITDAGIVNSLSQVLLKFTCPGIPDVYQGTELWDLSLVDPDNRRPFDYEIRKTWLKEFEDYDTERLLEKLWETRNSGQIKLWLTHQLYNLRKTNPVLFSEGEYVPLKIRGAYKDHILAFARKHKKEFLVVAIPLHSAMLCKEQGKAFFDLDWKDTSIVLPDNMEAAWTEMLTGKEANYEGKLTPAEIFNGLPIAVLKGKKPDNERKAGVLLHITSLASPFGIGDLGSEAYAFADFLAKSGQKLWQILPLNPVEAAQSNSPYSALSSRAGNPLLVSPEMLANEGLLELDSLTEFVLPQNGKADYEQAGKLKHDFLSKAYEKFLSLDIAEAKEAFQAFCEKNEEWLEDFAIYIALKQKHDGKPWYTWPEEFRKRDANALAGIDRDKIEFIKWQQYIFDKQWKELKSYCNEQDIKLLGDIPFYVSYDSADVWANPELFCVDEEGKITGIAGVPPDAFSDDGQLWGMPVFNWGAVKKQDYKWWVDRLAKNIEMFDIVRLDHFRAFADYWEVPGDEKTAVNGEWKLGPDEEFFKKIESALGDLPFVAEDLGEISPEVYKLRDKFKLPGMKVLQFAFGENLAQSDHIPHNFNANFYAYTGTHDNNTTLGWFKAAKDDDIKELIGQYVGYEVTEENICDVLARLTYSSVAKAAILPLQDVLRLDETAIMNIPGSNENNWSWRLTPGQITDEHQQYLLNLTTMYNRD comes from the coding sequence ATGAAGAATCCAACAGCTACTTATCGGTTACAATTTCATAAAGATTTTTCCTTTTCAGACTTCGAGAACCAGATATCTTATTTACAGAAACTGGGCGTCCGGACGATTTACGCTTCTCCTATTTTGGCTGCGACAAAGGGCAGCACGCACGGTTACGACGGCATCAGCCCCGAAATCATCAATCCGGAAATAGGAACTATCGAGCAATTAAAAAAAATAAGCGAAACATTGAAGCAACTGGATATAGACTGGTTGCAGGACATTGTTCCCAATCACATGGCATTCCATTCAGAAAATGAGTGGTTAATGGATGTGCTCGAAAAAGGGCAGCAGTCGGAATATGCTTCGTTTTTTGATATTGCCTGGAATAGTAAGTTGTTTCAGGGTAAGTTAATGGTCCCATTTCTGGGCGCTACGCTCGAAGAAGTGATTGAAAATGAGCAGCTAAAACTGGAATATGCCGGAAACAAGCTGGTTATCAATTACGAAGGGGCGACATTTCCATTGAATATCCGTTCTTACATGAACCTGCTCGGCACAGATCAGGAGAATGCTCCTGAGACGATCCAGCAATTGGTCACCCAGCTGAACGAAATTCACGAGGCCGAGGATGCCAAAGTATTTTCGCAGCGTTGGAGTGAGTTTTTGCTTCAACTTTCTTCTCTGATGAAAAACGAAAAGATCAAAGGCTGGATCGATCAGGTCATAGCCTCGGTCAATGCGGATAAGGAGAAACTGACTTCGATTGCCAAAGGGCAGGAATACTTACTTTGCTTCTGGCAGGAAACCGATTCGAAAATTAATTTCCGTAGATTTTTTACTGTAAACGGCCTGATATGCCTTAATATGCAGCGGGATGACGTTTTCGAAAAGTATCACCAATTTATCAGGCAACTTGTAGACGAAGGTATTTTCCAGGGCTTGCGCGTAGACCATATCGACGGGCTTTACGACCCCGCGGGCTATATGGATAAGCTTCGCGAACTCGCAGGCCAGGACACCTATCTTATTGTTGAAAAAATTCTTGAAAAAGATGAGTCCATGCCTGTGCAATGGCCGATTCAAGGCACTTCGGGCTATGAGTTTCTGGCCGATGTGAACAATGTTCTTACCAATGCCGGGGCGGAAGAGCTCTTCTCTGATTTTTACCACGAACTTACCGAAACGGATGACACCATCAGGGAGCAGTTATTGGAAAAAAAGTCTGGAATCCTGAACAACCACATGGGCGGGGAGCTGGATAATCTCTACCAACTGTTTACGGATCTGGAATTGGTCGATCTGCACGAACTGGAAACTGTTGGTAAAGACAATGTTAAAGCAGCCATTGGCGAATTTCTGATCCATTGCCCTATTTACCGTTATTATGGTAAGGAAATGCCTTTGTCACAGACTGAAATCGAAGCAGTAAGGGCTGTGTTGACCGAGGTTAAGGAGCATCATCCCGATCTGGCGGACGCAGCAGAAATGCTTGATGAGGCTATTTTGAAGAAAACGGTTGACAATGATGATGCGTATAATGCCAAAGCGCTGGAATTTTATCAGCGCTGGATGCAGTTCTCCGGGCCGCTGATGGCCAAAGGGGGAGAGGATACATTAATGTATACTTATAACCGCTTCATCGGACATAATGATGTGGGAGATTTTCCAGACCGCTTTGGGATGTCGGTAAAGGATTTCCATCACAAAATGCGGGTGCGCCGGAAGGAATGGCCATTATCAATGAACACCACTTCCACGCATGATACGAAGCGGGGTGAGGATGTAAGAGCGAGGCTCAATGTGCTCACCGACCTGCCCGAAGAGTGGATCGCCAAAGTCAACGAATGGCGGAAACTAAATGCCCCGCTGAAAAAGGCGGACGGACCAACGGATAATGACGAGTATCTGATCTATCAGACATTGGTGGGAGCTTATCCGATGCCAGGCGAGGATGCAAGCGACTTTGCCGAACGGTTGGGCGATTATCTAAAAAAAGCACTTCGCGAAGCCAAAACAGATACAACCTGGGCTGAGCCCAATGAGGCCTATGAGAAAAGTACGGAGGAGTTTGCACTTGCCCTGCTCGATCCGCAGTCGCCGTTCTTTCAGGATTTCCAGGAGTATTTAAAAACGATTACCGATGCAGGAATAGTGAATTCCTTGTCGCAGGTGCTGCTGAAATTTACATGTCCGGGCATTCCGGATGTTTACCAGGGAACCGAACTCTGGGATTTGAGTCTTGTGGATCCTGACAATCGCAGGCCGTTTGACTATGAAATCCGCAAAACCTGGTTAAAGGAATTTGAGGATTATGATACCGAAAGACTGCTGGAAAAGTTGTGGGAAACAAGAAATTCGGGGCAGATCAAACTATGGCTTACACACCAGCTTTACAATCTCAGAAAAACCAATCCTGTCCTTTTCTCAGAAGGGGAGTATGTGCCGCTGAAAATCCGCGGTGCCTATAAAGATCATATTCTGGCTTTTGCCCGGAAACATAAAAAAGAATTCCTGGTTGTAGCCATTCCGCTGCACAGTGCAATGCTATGCAAAGAGCAGGGAAAGGCGTTTTTTGACCTCGACTGGAAGGATACGTCCATAGTGCTGCCGGATAATATGGAGGCCGCCTGGACAGAAATGCTCACCGGAAAGGAAGCCAACTATGAAGGGAAACTAACCCCAGCAGAAATATTCAATGGTCTGCCTATTGCGGTTTTGAAAGGGAAGAAGCCCGATAATGAGCGTAAGGCAGGTGTTTTGCTGCATATTACATCCCTTGCTTCCCCATTCGGGATCGGAGACCTTGGATCTGAGGCATATGCATTCGCCGATTTCCTTGCGAAAAGCGGACAGAAATTATGGCAGATTTTGCCTCTTAATCCGGTAGAAGCGGCGCAATCCAATTCGCCATACAGCGCACTTTCCAGCCGCGCGGGAAATCCGCTACTGGTCAGCCCGGAAATGCTGGCGAATGAAGGACTTCTGGAACTGGATAGTCTGACTGAATTTGTGCTTCCGCAGAATGGCAAAGCCGATTACGAGCAGGCAGGGAAATTAAAACATGACTTCCTGTCAAAAGCTTATGAGAAATTCCTTTCGCTGGACATTGCTGAGGCGAAGGAAGCATTTCAGGCTTTTTGTGAAAAAAATGAAGAGTGGCTGGAAGATTTTGCCATTTATATTGCCCTCAAACAAAAGCACGATGGCAAGCCCTGGTATACGTGGCCGGAAGAGTTCAGAAAGCGTGACGCAAATGCGCTGGCCGGAATTGACCGGGATAAAATTGAATTTATCAAGTGGCAGCAATACATTTTTGATAAGCAGTGGAAAGAGCTGAAATCCTATTGTAATGAACAGGATATCAAACTCCTGGGTGACATTCCTTTCTATGTAAGCTATGATTCGGCGGACGTTTGGGCCAACCCTGAGCTTTTCTGCGTGGACGAAGAGGGCAAGATCACCGGCATTGCAGGCGTGCCGCCTGACGCATTCTCGGATGACGGGCAGCTGTGGGGAATGCCTGTATTCAACTGGGGTGCGGTGAAAAAGCAAGATTACAAATGGTGGGTGGACCGCCTGGCCAAAAACATTGAAATGTTTGACATTGTGCGACTGGATCATTTCCGTGCATTTGCCGACTATTGGGAAGTTCCGGGTGATGAAAAAACAGCCGTAAATGGAGAATGGAAGCTGGGCCCTGACGAGGAATTTTTCAAAAAGATAGAATCCGCACTAGGGGATTTGCCTTTTGTCGCGGAGGATCTGGGAGAAATTAGTCCGGAGGTTTATAAACTGCGGGACAAATTCAAGCTGCCGGGGATGAAAGTGCTGCAATTTGCTTTTGGTGAAAACTTGGCGCAGTCGGATCACATTCCGCACAATTTCAACGCTAATTTTTATGCCTACACGGGCACGCATGATAACAACACCACATTAGGCTGGTTTAAGGCGGCGAAGGACGATGATATCAAAGAGCTGATCGGGCAATACGTTGGTTATGAGGTAACAGAAGAAAACATTTGTGATGTATTGGCGCGTCTTACTTATTCCTCAGTGGCAAAAGCGGCCATACTGCCTTTGCAGGACGTGCTGCGGCTGGATGAGACTGCAATTATGAACATTCCCGGCTCCAACGAGAATAACTGGTCATGGCGGCTTACACCAGGCCAGATCACAGACGAGCACCAACAGTATTTGCTGAACCTGACAACCATGTATAACCGGGACTAG
- a CDS encoding response regulator, whose protein sequence is MEFILIDDSAFDLFTQEKLLLKSGLAHAVKAFSSAQSAMDFLENQTEHFPETIILLDIQMPGLNGFEFTRQYAHLPESLRRRIRIYMISSTVDTDDIARVRSNPYVMHLLSKPLEIPVLRALLGQ, encoded by the coding sequence ATGGAGTTTATTTTGATAGACGACAGTGCTTTTGACTTGTTTACGCAAGAAAAACTGCTTTTAAAGAGTGGTCTTGCGCATGCCGTCAAAGCATTCAGTTCTGCCCAATCTGCCATGGATTTTCTTGAAAATCAAACAGAACATTTTCCCGAAACCATCATTCTGCTCGATATTCAGATGCCGGGCCTGAATGGATTCGAGTTTACCCGGCAATATGCACATCTCCCCGAAAGCCTGAGACGCCGGATCAGGATCTACATGATTTCTTCAACCGTGGACACAGACGACATTGCCAGAGTCCGTTCGAATCCCTACGTAATGCACCTGCTTTCCAAACCGCTGGAAATTCCTGTTTTGAGGGCACTGCTGGGGCAGTAA
- a CDS encoding alpha-1,4-glucan--maltose-1-phosphate maltosyltransferase, which yields MNGKLKIGSMHIQDGRKRVVISNVTPQIESGRFPAKRAIGEKVVLTADIIGDGHDVVAASVIYKHESATMWDEVPMKYMINDQWEATWKPEKTGFYEYRFTGWIDHFTTWKNGLVKKYDANQDISVEILIGAELLEEAMQLADETDKPAFTKWIEALKTGQDPEAAVNLSVSDEVADAMKKIRYTDRITVYEHTYRLEVERKKAAFSSWYELFPRSASALPDTHGTFKDVINLLPLVSKMGFDTLYFPPVHPIGEMKRKGKNNSLTPSETDPGSPWAIGNRLGGHKAIHPELGTIEDFVELVSEAKNLGIEVAMDIAYQCAPDHPYVKEHPQWFKWRPDGTVQYAENPPKRYEDILPFDFETQDWQNLWLELKSVIDFWIGKGVKVFRIDNPHTKAFAFWEWMIGEVRKVNPEIIFLAEAFTRPRVMERLAKIGFNQSYTYFTWRNSKWEIEKYMEELTKTDQQYYFRPNFWPNTPDILPHHLAEGGENAHIMRLILAATLSSNYGLYGPVYEYGVNKPHPGKEEYTDNEKYEIKQWDWKQYSRTREIITRVNRIRKENPALQSTWNIDFAETTNDMVISYIKQDEESNNALLISVNLDVFNTQGAHVKVPIHRFGIHPDQTYLVSDMLSGEKYYWRGEYNFVQLNPYEMPAHIFKIETLNG from the coding sequence ATGAACGGAAAACTAAAAATCGGATCGATGCATATTCAGGACGGCAGAAAGCGGGTCGTGATTTCCAACGTTACTCCCCAGATTGAAAGTGGCAGATTTCCTGCTAAAAGAGCCATAGGAGAAAAAGTGGTTCTGACGGCAGACATTATCGGGGATGGCCATGACGTGGTAGCGGCAAGCGTAATTTACAAACACGAATCAGCAACAATGTGGGACGAAGTTCCCATGAAATACATGATCAACGATCAATGGGAAGCGACCTGGAAACCAGAAAAAACGGGTTTCTACGAATATCGTTTTACTGGCTGGATCGACCACTTTACAACATGGAAAAATGGCCTCGTTAAAAAATACGATGCAAACCAGGACATTTCGGTTGAAATACTGATAGGCGCAGAACTGCTTGAAGAAGCGATGCAACTCGCTGACGAAACCGACAAACCTGCATTCACTAAATGGATCGAAGCGCTCAAAACAGGCCAGGACCCCGAAGCTGCGGTAAATTTGTCGGTGAGTGATGAGGTGGCCGATGCCATGAAAAAGATCCGCTATACGGATCGGATCACGGTGTACGAGCATACTTACCGATTGGAAGTGGAGCGCAAAAAAGCCGCTTTCAGCAGCTGGTATGAGCTTTTCCCAAGATCTGCCTCCGCATTGCCGGACACCCACGGAACATTCAAAGACGTAATCAACCTGTTGCCGCTGGTTTCGAAGATGGGTTTTGATACACTTTATTTCCCGCCGGTTCACCCGATCGGTGAAATGAAAAGGAAAGGAAAGAACAATTCACTTACACCATCCGAAACGGATCCGGGTTCGCCCTGGGCAATCGGTAACCGGCTCGGCGGGCACAAAGCGATCCATCCGGAGCTGGGCACAATCGAAGATTTTGTGGAGCTGGTCTCGGAGGCAAAAAACCTGGGCATCGAGGTTGCTATGGACATTGCTTATCAATGTGCCCCGGATCATCCTTATGTGAAAGAACATCCCCAATGGTTCAAATGGCGCCCGGACGGGACGGTCCAGTATGCCGAAAATCCCCCCAAGCGATATGAAGATATCCTGCCTTTCGACTTTGAAACACAGGATTGGCAGAACCTTTGGCTAGAATTGAAAAGTGTCATCGACTTCTGGATCGGTAAGGGGGTTAAGGTTTTCAGGATCGATAATCCGCATACAAAAGCATTTGCATTCTGGGAATGGATGATCGGGGAAGTGCGGAAAGTAAACCCCGAAATCATTTTCCTTGCTGAGGCATTCACCAGACCGCGTGTGATGGAACGGTTGGCAAAAATTGGTTTTAACCAGTCATACACCTATTTCACATGGCGTAACAGCAAATGGGAAATAGAAAAGTATATGGAAGAGCTTACCAAAACCGACCAACAATACTATTTCCGTCCGAATTTCTGGCCGAATACACCGGACATTCTGCCGCATCATCTGGCAGAAGGTGGCGAGAATGCGCACATTATGCGTCTGATTCTGGCTGCTACATTATCATCCAATTACGGATTATACGGACCTGTGTATGAGTATGGGGTTAATAAGCCGCATCCGGGAAAGGAGGAATATACTGACAATGAAAAGTACGAGATCAAGCAGTGGGACTGGAAACAATACAGCCGCACGCGCGAGATCATAACGCGTGTTAATAGGATCCGCAAGGAAAATCCGGCATTGCAATCCACCTGGAACATTGATTTTGCGGAGACCACTAATGATATGGTGATCAGCTATATCAAGCAGGACGAAGAGTCGAACAATGCATTGCTGATATCCGTGAATCTGGACGTCTTCAACACGCAAGGCGCCCACGTTAAGGTGCCTATTCATCGCTTCGGCATTCATCCCGATCAGACTTACCTGGTCAGCGATATGCTTAGCGGTGAAAAATATTACTGGCGGGGTGAATACAATTTTGTTCAACTGAACCCATATGAAATGCCTGCACACATATTTAAAATTGAAACGCTCAATGGATAA
- a CDS encoding DUF4202 domain-containing protein — MTNLEKAFTLFDDYNRNAPEHLTYDGTGYPSEYFYALKLHEWVTKLDPEASESLLLASRAQHIGRWEIARSSYPEGRVGYLKWRTDLSKFHAAKAAEILESVGYEDEIIQRVKQIIRKQRIKDDEEVQTMENALCLVFLQFQYDDLIAKTSEEKMVNILQKTWAKMSDQGRNMALSLHYSDEGKRLIGLALGAA; from the coding sequence ATGACAAACCTGGAAAAAGCATTCACGCTTTTTGACGATTATAACCGTAATGCCCCCGAACATCTGACCTATGACGGAACTGGTTATCCGTCAGAATATTTTTATGCGCTGAAATTGCATGAATGGGTTACGAAACTGGACCCCGAAGCGAGCGAAAGCCTGTTACTCGCATCCCGCGCACAGCATATCGGGCGCTGGGAAATCGCACGCAGCAGTTATCCGGAGGGTAGGGTAGGTTATCTCAAATGGCGCACTGACTTATCTAAATTTCACGCTGCAAAGGCAGCAGAAATACTGGAATCCGTCGGTTATGAGGATGAAATCATCCAGCGCGTGAAGCAGATCATCCGCAAGCAGCGCATCAAAGACGATGAGGAAGTGCAAACCATGGAGAATGCACTGTGCCTTGTTTTCCTGCAATTCCAATACGACGACCTGATCGCGAAAACCAGCGAGGAAAAAATGGTCAATATTTTACAGAAAACCTGGGCAAAAATGAGTGATCAGGGAAGAAATATGGCGCTTTCTCTCCATTATAGTGATGAAGGAAAGCGCCTTATAGGCCTTGCATTAGGCGCCGCCTGA